GGGAAAGCCCGGGCAGGTAGGCCCTTGTCAAGGCCCGGCCAATGGCCGGCAGGTACAACGCGTCCTGGTAATACAGGTAAAGGGTACGGTACTCGGGTTTGAACCGTGACTTGAATGCGGCCAGCGAACGGAACCCGTAGACCGGTTCCAGGGCGTGCCCCACCAGGTCGAGGATCCGGACCAGGTTATCCGCCTGGTCCTCGCGGCCGGAACCGTCGCCGGAGCCGGGCAGGCTGGCCAGCGGAGAACCTGAGAGGGAGATGACCTCGACGGAACCGCGCAGCTCAAGTACCGCGGAGGCGATGAGGAATTCCATCACGCCGGGAAAACCGTCGGCACCCCGGCGCATAACGTCCAGCGTCCTGCTGACCAGCCGCCCGCCGTCGTACACCGGCAACCAGCTGGTCACCCCGTGGACGGTGCCGCTGCCATCCACGGCGAGGCAGCACAGCACCTCCGGGTCGTCGAGCTCGTCGATTCCGCCCAGTGTAAAGCCCATCTCCGGAACCGTTTTTCCGGCAGCCCATTCCTCGGACACTTCGCTCAGCTTTGACCGAAGTGCCGCCGGCAGGGAGGCGTAGGTTCCCCAGACGGCTTCGACCCCCAGCTTCCCGGCCCTGTTCAGGGCGGTGCGGACATTCTGCCATTCCTTGCCCTTGAACTCGAGTTCGCGGATGGCCAGGCGCGTCTCCTGGGCCACGGGGACCCGGGAAAACCCGCGCTCCCGCAGCATCGGCCAGACCGTATCGTCGCAGGAGTAGAGCGCGGGGATCAGGGCCTGCCTGCTGCAGTAGGCGAGGAAGCCCTCCGTCACGTGCCCTTGGGCATCTGCCGGACCGAAGGCCCCGCCCAGTGTCAGTGCCACGCTGCCATGCCGTTGGAAAGCCACAGCGCCGCGTCCGTCAGGACTGAACCAGTAGCTGTTGGGTTCCCACAGCGCCATCCAGGAGATCGGCCCGCCGCCCTGATGAAGCAGGTTGCGCGCTGTGATCCGGTCCTGCCGCCCGGAATCGCTGCCGTGATGTCCGCCGAGGAGCATCCACCATACGGCCACCAGGGCAATCACCCAGAACACGGGGCCGGAGTAGGCGAAGAGAACGGCTTCCACACTGTTCCGGTCGGCAAAAACCCGGTGGTAGTGCTGCGGGATCGGCACCGGGACGTATTGCCTGGCCAGCTCGGCAAAAAGTCCCAGCAGGCCGCCGTCGCGCATCAGTCCCCCGGCCGACAACCAGGCGATGGCGTAGGCAGCGGCCAGGACCAGCCATGAACCTCCCACCACGAGTGCCAGCATCCGGCGGGCGGCTGGTACCGTCTGGACGCGGAACTGCCGCCGGTTAAGCCACAGGAGCACTGCCAACAGCAGGGGTACGCACACCAGGGGAAGAACGTGGGCAAAAGCGGAGCCCATGGGCGGCGCGGAGGTGCCGTGCGGCCGGGACGGAACCAGGGCAAACAGGGCCAGGTAGACGGCGGCCAGGGCGGTCACTGCGAGCTGGATGGCAATGGCGATGTTCAAGGCGAGGCGGCGGCCGCGGCGCATTCCGTCAGCGCAGATCAGCAACAGGACCACCGGAACCACTGCAAGCGCCAGCCCGAAGGGACCGGCAAAACCTGCCCGTCCGGCTTCCAGGCAGGATGCCTCCACCGTTGTTCCGCAGTTGAATGCCAGCTGGCTGAGGGTGGGCATCGGGTTCAGGACCACGTCCCGCAGGAGCGCCAGCGGCCCGGTGGGCGCCCGCGCGATGCCTGTGAGGATCGGTCCAACCGCAAAGACGGCAACAGTGAGGGCGAGGAGGTTTCGGGATTCACGCCCGGTGGAACGGTGGCGGTGCAGCTGGCCCTGATCTCCCTGGATCCACCAGCCGGCCAGGAGTCCCAGGACGGCGCCGATCAGGCCGATCACCGTTTCGGCGTGCCCGATGTACAGGACCAGGAGGATCGAAATGGAGAGCACGCCCGTCCGCAGCCTCCGCTGCCAGAGAACCGGCAGTCGGCCGGCTGCGGCAAGGCCGGCCGCCAGCACTGCCGGGTAGGGCCCGATCAGGATGTCATCGGCCATCCGGTCGAGCCATCCGTCGCCGACATAGCCCGCCAATTGGGTGATCAGCAGGAAGAGCGTGACGGCACCGAACTGGCCGCCGAGGAAAAGCGCCACGGCGGCGGCTGTCCCGAGCCTCCGCTCTGCCAGGCCCAGCAGCACGAGGATCATCAGCGATGCGGAGATATACGCGAGGGGGTTGGTGGCGAAGAAGAGGCTGGTAAAGAGGGACCACCAGTGGCCGGCACGCAGGCCCGGTCCGCTGACTCCGGCCCCGTCCAGCAACTGTTCCGGGGGCCCCGCAAGGTAGCTGCCGGTGACGGCACCGGCGGCCAGGAACACCGCGAGGACCGCCACAGAGAACGGCATCGACTTCAGCCCTGCGATGATCCGGTCCCGAGCCGGCCGAACCACTGTTGTCCAGGCCAGGGATGCGGTGCGTATCTGCTGTCCGGACGTCACTGGCCGAGTCCCCATCTGTCGGAGAGGAACTGCAGGGCATCGGCAATCCGCTTGGAGGACGTGTCCCAGGAATGGCCGGTGTGTTCCACTTCGTAGGCGCGGACGTCGAAACCCGCGCCCCGGGCAGCGGCGGCGAGGGTGTTGAGGTAGGCCACGAATTCGGGGTCGTCCTGCCCGGCAGTCAGGTACACGCCGCTGGTCTCAAAGCGCCGTTCTTTCATGATGGCCAGGGGGGTCTGCCGGTCGAATTCCTCCGGCTCCCCGGGGAAGGCGGCATCGATGGTCTTTTGCCGCTCCTTGGCCAGGGCCGGCTCGGCTTCCCCGGAAAACGACAGGACGGACGGGAACAGGTCCGGGTGACGGGTTCCCATCTGGAGTGCGCAGGTGCCGCCGAAGGAGAATCCGCCAATGGCCCACTGGCGGTGGTTGGTGTCCACGGCAAGGGTGGAACTGATCCAGGCGGGTACATCGCGGGAAAGATACGTATCAGCCTGCGCTATCCGGCTGTCCATGCACATGGTATTGGCAGACTGTGAGCCGTTCGGATCAGGAATCACCACCACCGGGGCCAGGCCACCGTGGGCTGCCGCGAAGGAGTCCATATGTCCGTCCAGCGCGCCTCCGGTGAGCCAGTCCGGCGGCCCGCCGGGCTGGCCGGCCACCAGGACCAGCACCGGAAGCGCCGGTCGGTTCTTGGCAAAGTACGCGGGCGGCAGATAGATGTAGGCGTCGCGGGTGGTCATACCGGAGGCGGTGCCGGGAATGGCAGCCTTGCGCAGGACTCCCCCGGCCGGAAGCTCACCCTGCGGTGCCCACCCCCGGAGCGGGACGCCGTCGGCCGCCCCCTGTTGCCGCATCAGGGCCGGTTCCAGCGTGGGGATCCGGGCCACGGCCGTGCCGAGGAGATCGCTCACGGTACGGTTCAGCCCGAAGTAGGCGTTGACCTGTACGGAGGACAGGGCTGCGACGAGCAGTACGGCGGCCAGGCCGGTGGCGCGGCGGCGCCAACTGCTTCGGGGCAGCCGGAGCAGCAGGAGGATCAAGGCAGCCACTGCGGGCACTATCCAGAGCAGGACCGTGTCCGGGATGTTTTCCGGGAAGACAGAGAAGAGATTGATGAGCGCCCAGTGGACCGTTGCCACCAAGGCGAAGGCTGCGGCGGCGGCGGCAATCACTTGGATGAACCAGCGCCGCCCGCCGGTGCGCGAGGGAGGGATGAGGAGGTATGCGGCTCCGGCCAGACCCAGGGCCAGGGAGGCCCAGTACACGGGGCCGTCGGTCAGCCGGATGTCAAAAACCCAGTCCACTTTGGCTAGCGCCAGGTGCCCACGCCGATGACCGGGCCGGCTTCCAGCCAGGAGGACAACCCGGCGTAGGCGTCGAACTTCATGGCCAGGCGGAGGTTCTGCCCCTCGTACCGGAGTTCAACGATGACGACGTCGGGCTGGACCTTCACTGCCTCGGCCTCCGTGGGCTTGCGGCGGCCCAGCAGTTCCAGTGAGTGACGCTTGAATTTGTGCTTCGGCCGGACACTCAGCGAGAACAGGCGGAACCACTCGAGGTCGTTGTCCTGATAACGACAAACCCCCACCTGCCAGCTGTTTCCAGCCATGCAAATGGAGGCGTCCACCGTGCCGAGGGCGCGCCGCAGGTTGAAGCGGCGCACCCCCGAAAGGCACAGTGCAAATACCAGCAATCCAAACGTGATTGCCATGGCGATGAACGGAAGACTCGGTGCGTCCATCAAGGTGGTGCTAGCGGATCCCAGCGGTAGCCGAGCCGCCCAGTTGGGCGTTGTCAGCGACGATAACCACGCGGTTGTTGTCCACGGAGAAGAATCCGCCGTCGACATCTACCGCAATACGGTCCCCGGACACCGGCTGGATAGCCAGTTCACCCTCGGCCAGGATCGCCAGCAGGGGCGAGTGGCCGGGCAGGATTCCGATTTCACCATCGCTGGTGCGGGCCTTGACCATCTTGGCCGCTCCGGACCACACGAAGTGGTCCGCTGCGACAATCTCAACCTCAAGCTCAGCCATATTACTTGGTCTGTTCCTGGATCTTGGCCCACTGGCGCTCAACGTCATCGAGGCCGCCGACGTTGAAGAACGCCTGCTCCGCGATGTGGTCCAGCTCGCCGTCGCAGATGGCGGTGAAGCCTTCCACGGTGTCCTTGATGGAAACCGTGGAGCCCTCGACGCCGGTGAACTGCTTGGCGGTGTAGGTGTTCTGCGAGAGGAACTGCTGGATGCGGCGTGCACGCGACACGACGATCTTGTCCTCTTCGGAGAGTTCGTCAACACCAAGGATGGCGATGATGTCCTGGAGTTCCTTGTTCTTCTGCAGGATCTGCTTCACCCGGACAGCCGTGGTGTAGTGGTCCTTGCCGATGTACTGGGGGTCCAGGATACGGGAAGTCGACGTCAGCGGGTCAACAGCCGGGTACAGGCCACGGGAGGCGATTTCACGGGAAAGTTCCGTGGTCGCATCCAGGTGTGCGAAGGTGGTGGCCGGCGCCGGGTCGGTGTAGTCATCTGCGGGGACGTAGATGGCCTGCATCGAGGTGATGGAGTGGCCCTTGGTGGACGTAATGCGCTCCTGCAGGAGGCCCATCTCGTCAGCCAGGTTGGGCTGGTAGCCCACAGCCGAAGGCATGCGGCCGAGGAGGGTGGAAACCTCGGAACCTGCCTGGGTGAAGCGGAAGATGTTGTCGATGAAGAGCAGCACGTCCTGGTTCTGCACATCGCGGAAGTACTCCGCCATGGTCAGCGCGGACAGGGCCACGCGCAGACGCGTTCCCGGCGGCTCGTCCATCTGGCCGAACACAAGGGCGGTGTCCTTGAGGACGCCTGCCTCTTCCATTTCGACCCAGAGGTCGTTACCTTCGCGGGTACGCTCACCCACACCGGCGAATACCGAGGTACCACCGAAGTTGCGGGCAACACGGGTGATCATTTCCTGGATCAGAACGGTCTTGCCCACGCCGGCGCCGCCGAACAGGCCGATCTTTCCACCCTTGATGTAGGGGGTGAGGAGGTCGATGACCTTGATGCCGGTTTCCAGCATCTCGGTGGAGCCTTCGAGGGAAGCGAAGTTCGGTGCCTTGCGGTGGATGGGCCAGCGTTCGCTGATCTGCAGTTCCGATTCGGCAACGTCCAGGGGCTGGCCCAGGACGTTGAAGATGTGGCCCTTGACGCCGTCGCCGACGGGTACGGAAATCGGCGCACCGGTGTCCACTACGTTGGTGCCGCGGACAAGTCCGTCGGTAGCCTGCAGGGAGATGGCGCGAATGAGGTTGTCGCCCAAGTGAAGGGCGGTCTCGAACGTGATGGTCTTGGTCTCACCGTTGAGAGTGATCTCGGTGGTGAGTGCGTTGTAGATGGACGGGATTGCGTCAGCCGGGAATTCGACGTCGACAACCGGGCCGATTACGCGCGCAATGCGGCCGGTGGCACCGGACGTTGCGGCTACGTGTTCGGTAGCAGTGGCAGTCATCTCTCTCACTTCACTCAGTAGATGGCGTGGATTTAAGTTTATCTGTGGTGGTGCAGGTCCAGCGGAACCGGGTGCTGCAGGCTAGGACGCGAGGGCGTCGGCGCCGGCAACGATCTCGGAAAGCTCCTGCGTAATTTCAGCCTGGCGGGCCGTGTTGCGCAGACGCGTGTACTTCTTGATGAGGTCCGTGGCGTTGTCGCCTGCGGACTTCATGGCCCGCTGGCGTGCAGCAAGCTCGGAAGCTGCTGCCTGCAGCATGGCCGCGAAGATGCGTGACTCGATGTAGCGCGGCAGCAGGGCGTCAAGAACACGCTCGGTTTCCGGCTCGAACTCGTACAGCGGCAACAGGTCCGATTCAGAAGCTGCCTGCTCTTCCACTACTTCCAGCGGAAGCAGGCGGATGACCGTGGGCTCCTGGGTAACCATGGACTTGAAGCGGGTGTACACCACGTGGATCTCGTCCACGCCGCCCTCTTCATAGTCGGTGGCGAATTCCGTGAGCAGCGCCTCGCCGATTTCACGGGCGGTGGCGAACTCCGGTGCGTCGGTGCCTCCGGTCCAGACCCGTGAGTATTCGCGGTTCCGGAAGTCGAAGTAGGCCTGCGCCTTGCGTCCGACGAGGTACGTCTTGACTTCCTTGCCTTCAGCGTGGAGCAGCTCGTTGAGACCTTCCGCCTGCTTGAGCACGCTTGCCGAGTAGGATCCGGCCAGGCCGCGGTCCGAGGTGATTACCAGGACGGCGGCACGGCGGATCTGCTCCGGCTCAGTGGTCAGCGGGTGGTCGATTTCGCTTTGGCTGGCGACAGCAGAAACGGCGCGCGTGATCGCGTTCGCGTAAGGCAGTGAAGCTGCTACGCGCGCACGGGCCTTGCCGATGCGCGAGGTAGCGATCAGTTCCATCGCCTTGAAGATCTTGCGCATCGACGTGGTCGAGCTGATCTTCTGGCGGTAGACCCGAATCTGGGCTCCCATACTTATCCTTTCCTAACATTCCCTAAACCGGGTGTGCCGGACCTTTGCGGCCCGGCACACCCGGTCAGTGGAATTAGCGCTTCTGCTTGACAATCTTTTCCTGGTCTACGTCGCCCTCGGAGATAGCGTCATGCTCCTCGTGGCCGGCGCCTACCAGGTGGTTGTCACCCTCGCCGAAAAAGCCCTTCTTGAAGTCCACGATGGCGGACTTCAGAGCTGCAACGGTGTCATCGTCCAGCACGTTGGTCTGCGCCAGCGTGGTGAGGATGGAGGACTTGTGGGACAGGTGCTCCAGGAACTCCGACTCGAAGCGGCTGATGTCCTCAACCGGCACGTCATCGAGGTAGCCGTTGGTGCCTGCCCAGATGGAGACAACCTGGTTCTCCACCGGGAACGGCGAGTACTGGCCCTGCTTGAGCAGTTCCATCAGGCGTGCACCACGGGTGAGCTGCTGGCGTGAAGCGGCGTCCAGGTCCGAGGCGAACATGGCGAATGCCTGCATGTCGCGGTACTGGGCCAGGTCCAGCTTCAACGTGCCGGAAACCTTCTTCATGGACTTCACCTGTGCGGCACCGCCTACGCGGGACACCGACACACCAACGTCAACAGCGGGACGCTGGTTGGCGTTGAAGAGGTCCGACTGGAGGAAGATCTGGCCGTCGGTGATGGAGATCACGTTGGTGGGGATGTAGGCCGAAACGTCGTTGGCCTTCGTTTCGATCAGCGGCAAACCGGTCATGGAACCTGCGCCCAGCTCGTCGGAGAGCTTCGCGCAACGCTCCAGCAGGCGGGAGTGCAGGTAGAAGACGTCACCCGGGTAGGCTTCGCGTCCCGGCGGGCGGCGGAGCAGCAGCGACACTGCACGGTACGCCTCTGCCTGCTTGGACAGGTCATCAAACACGATGAGGACGTGCTTGCCGCCGTACATCCAGTGCTGGCCGATGGCCGAACCGGCGTACGGTGCGAGGTACTTGAAGCCTGCGGGGTCCGATGCGGGGGACGCCACGATGGTGGTGTACTCCAGCGCGCCGTTGTCCTCGAGGGTCTGGCGGATGGCGGCAATGGTTGACGCCTTCTGGCCGATTGCCACGTAGATGCAGCGGACCTGCTTGGTCACATCGCCCGAAGCCCAGTTGGCCTTCTGGTTGATGATGGTGTCGATCGCGATCGCGGACTTGCCGGTCTGGCGGTCACCAATGATCAGCTGGCGCTGGCCGCGGCCGATCGGAATCATGGCGTCGATGGCCTTGAGTCCGGTCTGCATCGGCTCATGCACCGACTTGCGCTGGGTCACGCCGGGAGCCTGCAGCTCCAGTGCGCGGGTGGTCTCGGCCTTGATCTCGCCGAGGTCATCGATGGGCACGCCCAGCGGGTCGACAACGCGGCCGAGGAAGGCGTCACCGACGGGAACGGACAGAACCTGTCCCGTCCGGTGGACTTCCTGGCCTTCTTCGATGCCGGTGAAGTCGCCGAGGATAATAACGCCGATTTCGCGGACGTCCAGGTTCTGGGCCAGGCCCAGGGTACCGTCCTCGAAGCGCAGCAGCTCGTTCGCCATGACCGAGGGAAGGCCCTCAACACGGGCGATGCCGTCACCAGCGGTGGTTACGCGGCCGACCTCTACGCGCTCTGCGTTTCCGGGTTCGTAGGACGCCGCGAACTCGTTCAGCGCATTACGGACGTCGTCGGCGTTGATGGTCAATTCGGCCATCTGCAGTCCCTGCTCTCCTGTTTGTGATCATCGTTGTCCACGATGACCGGGGTTTCTATCAGTTGTGTTGTGCTTGTCCGGCTAGCCGGCCAGCTGGCGTTGCAGCTCGCCCAGGCGGGTGATGACCGAAGCATCGAGCACTTCGTCACCGACCTGGACGCGGATGCCACCAATGAGTGCCGGGTCAACGTTGACGTTGACCTTCAGTTCCCGCCCGTACAGCGCATTCAGGCCCGCCTGGAGGCGTGCAAGCTGCGTTGCTGTCAGAGGACGGGTCACGCTGACCGTTGCAATCCAGCGCTGCTGCCGCTTGGCCGCCAGCTCGGCGAACCGTTCCACCAGCCGGGTGGGCTTGATGCCGCGGGGCTGGGTGACTGCCTGCGAGATGAGGACCTTTGCTTCCTCGCTCACGCCGGGCACCAGCCTCTCGGCCAGCGTGGCCTTGGCTGCAGCGCTGGCCTGTGGTTCGGACAGAGCACGTTGTACCTCGTGGCGGGAGGCAACGGCCTGGTTGAAGGAGAACAGATCGTTCTCCAGCTCTTCCAGGCCAGAGATTCCGGAGGCAGAAACGGCCGACTTGTTTTCAGCAACGGAAATGACCACCGTTGCGGCAAGAGTCTCGAGTGCATCGCCGATATCCCGGGCGTTTGCCCAGCGTGAGCTGGCCAGTCCGCCCGCGATGTCTGCAGCATCAGCGGAGACTTTTCCGCCAACCAGCTGCCTGACCAGCGCCGACTTTTCGTCACCGTTGCGGGACGGGTCAGTCAGGGCGCGGCGCAAGCCAGCCGAGCTGTCCACCATTCCCAGAATTCCGAAGAGTTCCTTTGCCAGCTGCAGCGACGCCGTCGGAAGCTTTGCTTCCAGCGAGGCCAGGGCTGTTGCCAGCGATTCGCTCGATACGCCTGCCATTACTTAGCTGCACCTGCGCTCTGGGTCTCCAGATCTGCCAGGAAGCGGTCCACTACCCGTGCTGCGCGTTCGTCGTCATTCAGTGTTTCACCGACGATTCGGCCGGCAAGGGTGGTGGCCAGGGTGCCTACCTCCGAACGCAGGGACACAACAGCCGCCTGGCGCTCGGATTCGATCTGGGCATGGGCCTGGGCCGTGATGCGGGCAGACTCTGCAGCTGCCTTCTCCTTGAGATCCGCGAGGATCTGGGCACCTTCGGCGCGGGCTTCCTCACGGATGCGGTTGGCTTCGGCGCGGGCGTCGGTCAGCTGCTGCTTGTACTCTTCGAGTGCAGCAGACGCCTCAGCCTGGGCCTTTTCAGCCTTTGCAATGCCGCCTTCGATAGCCTCGGCACGCTCGGCGAAGGTCTTCTCGAACATCGGGACAACGAACTTGACCACGATGAACATGAGAATGGCGAAGCCCACGAGGGTAACGCCCATTTCCCAGAGGTTGGGAACCAGGGGGTTGACTTCGCCCTCAGTGGCGGCTGAGATGATCAGCTGATTCATATTTCACCCGTCCTTTTCTACTCGGTTCTGTAAGTTCGCTTCGTTCTAAGGACTAGAGAACGAAGGCGAAGACCAGGCCGAGGATGGCGAGGGCTTCGGTCAGCGCAAGGCCGAGGAATGCGATCGGCTGCAGGACACGCTGTGCTTCCGGCTGGCGGGCGACGCCGTTGATGTAGGCAGCGAATACGAGACCAACACCGATACCACCACCGATTGCGGACAGACCGTAACCTACGAGGTTGAGATTGCCTTCCATTTTTCTTCCTTTCAAGATGCCACCCATGTGGCAGGTTGTTTGGGTTGCTATCATCCCCGCGAGGGGAAGCTTAAGGGTGCCTAGTGGCTGTCGGCGTGAAGCGCGCCTTCGATGTAGATCGCGGTCAGCAGCGTGAATACGTAGGCCTGCAGAACCATGATCAGGGCTTCAAGCATGTACATGGCGATGGCGCCGGCGAGAACCAGGACGGAGGTTCCCTTGAGCAGGACGTTCTCCTGCATGATGAGGTATTCGATGCCGGATCCGGCGATCATCACGATGAGGTGTCCTGCGAGCATGGTCGCGAACAGACGGAGGCTGTGCGTGACGGGCCGGACCAGGAAGTTGGAGATGATCTCGATCGGGATCACGATCGGAAGAATGAACCAGGGAACGCCCGAGGGCACGGTGGCCAGCTTGAAGTAACGGAGTCCGTTCTTCTTCACGCCGATGGTGATCCAGGTGAAGTAGACAAGGCCAGCCAGTACATAGGCGCCGCCCACGTGCGAGAACGTGGGGAGCTGGAACAACGGGATGGCGCCGTAGATGTTGTTCACCAGGATGAAGAAGAACAGGCTGAACAGCAGCGGGACGTACTTGATGAAGTCCCTGCCGCCGATGATGTCCTTGGCGATTCCGTTGCGGACGAAGCCGTAGGCGGCCTCGCCGGCGAACTGGAGCTTGCCGGGTACCAGCTGCTGCTTGCGTGCGGCGAGCACGAAGAAGGCGGCGATAAAGACGACAGAGAGGAGGACCAGCAGCATCTGCTTGGAGAATCCTTCTGCGGCACCCCACGGCAGGATTGCCGGCAAATGCATTTCGTTAATTCCAGGAGGAGTAAACTCTCCTGAATCTTGGGCCGGGAGCGCAAGCGCGATCAACGCGTTTCCTCTCTGCAGTGTCCATCATTGGGCGTTGGGCGGGGACCGGCAGCCTGACGGCCTGCTGTTCCCCCTGTGAAATTATTTGGCATTAGTGTCGCCGTCCTGGGACGGCCCGCTGGCAGCATGGCGCTCCCCAGCGTTTTTGCGAGAACTGGTCAGGCCATGCATGTGGGAAAGGTAAAAACCTCCGACGGCTCCAAGCAGAGCGCCTGCGAGCACAATCCAGCGCGTTCCCCACATATAATCCAGTCCCCACCCTATCAAACTCCAGACGATGATCCCGCCAATGATGTAGCTGAAGACAGCCATTCCGGCGTTGTATCCGCCGTCGGAGTTTTCCCCGGATACACCCGGCGCAGAGCTGCCGGATGCCTGGCTGCCGCTGGGGGCCTTGCCGGGCTTCTTCGGATCACGCATCGGGGGATTCCTTGGTTTCTGGATCGTTGTAGATCTGCAGGCGGGCTTTGCTGAAACCATGGATCTCAGCGGCTTGCCACAGGACGACGGCGGTCACGGCGCCGGCGACAAACCAGCGGCCGTGCAGCCACGCCGGAGCACCGACCATGAAGAGGACGGCGGCGAAGCCCACCACCTTGACAAAGTAGGTGGCCACGAACATGCCGATGACCCCGGAAGGGTTGTTGCGTCCCACAAAGTGCCCCACCAGGAGGCTGATGCCGAAGAACAGCATCACCAGCAACCCGCCGGCGGTACTGGACAGGACGCCGCCCGGACCTTCGAGGATTGCTGCAGGAACGGCGCACAGGACCAGCCCGGCCGCCGCGGCCAGCGAGCTCCGTTTGAGGAGGTTCAGCCAAAGGGACGGCGTGGGGCCGGATGCGCCAACTTTTCCGTTGCCGGACGCAGGTCCGGACTCGGCGTTGGAGGTCATTCGATC
This genomic interval from Arthrobacter sp. SLBN-100 contains the following:
- a CDS encoding AtpZ/AtpI family protein, with protein sequence MRDPKKPGKAPSGSQASGSSAPGVSGENSDGGYNAGMAVFSYIIGGIIVWSLIGWGLDYMWGTRWIVLAGALLGAVGGFYLSHMHGLTSSRKNAGERHAASGPSQDGDTNAK
- the atpB gene encoding F0F1 ATP synthase subunit A: MIALALPAQDSGEFTPPGINEMHLPAILPWGAAEGFSKQMLLVLLSVVFIAAFFVLAARKQQLVPGKLQFAGEAAYGFVRNGIAKDIIGGRDFIKYVPLLFSLFFFILVNNIYGAIPLFQLPTFSHVGGAYVLAGLVYFTWITIGVKKNGLRYFKLATVPSGVPWFILPIVIPIEIISNFLVRPVTHSLRLFATMLAGHLIVMIAGSGIEYLIMQENVLLKGTSVLVLAGAIAMYMLEALIMVLQAYVFTLLTAIYIEGALHADSH
- the atpE gene encoding ATP synthase F0 subunit C, with product MEGNLNLVGYGLSAIGGGIGVGLVFAAYINGVARQPEAQRVLQPIAFLGLALTEALAILGLVFAFVL